A stretch of Zootoca vivipara chromosome 13, rZooViv1.1, whole genome shotgun sequence DNA encodes these proteins:
- the LOC118095416 gene encoding excitatory amino acid transporter 2-like — protein MTNHVEVPMADGPHISLEVLPKPCLDKYCGWLIRNLLLTLTIAGVILGALFGSLLRLLPPLDSDLIMLISFPGDILMRMLKMLILPLVISSLISGLAGLDAKSSGRMGTRAMVYYMSTTVLAAILGVILVLSIHPGNPKLKKSPTVMTRNEEVSSLDAFLDLIRNLFPENLVQACFQQLQTISTKVPVPPIVVRKENVSQIVHASGSVLNTTITEVNVGPSTVTQKQLEFKAGMNVLGLIGFFIAFGICMGKMGEQAKPMADFFNILNEIIMKLVSMIMWYSPFGIASLICGKIASIKDLEMVARQLGMYMVTVIVGLVIHGAMVLPLIFFVITRQNPFLFYAGIFQAWITALGTASSAGTLPVTFRCLEENLKIDKRVTRFVLPIGATINMDGTALYEAVAAIFIAQMNSIHLDGGQIATVSLTATLASVGAASIPSAGLVTMLLILTAVGLPTEDISLLIAVDWLLDRMRTSINVVGDSFGAGIVHFLSQKELALIDGRGEELETDPTTLKLQALANHQEGSIGSGYTVLPSQDEEELPEKMDAASQYSEKDEEEPDEEEEEKKKEE, from the exons GAGTGATTTTGGGAGCTCTGTTTGGAAGTCTCCTGAGGTTGCTCCCACCTCTCGACAGCGACCTGATCATGCTTATTTCTTTTCCCGGGGACATCCTTATGCGCATGTTGAAAATGCTGATCTTGCCTCTTGTGATATCCAGTCTCATTTCAG GTCTGGCCGGCCTCGATGCCAAATCCAGCGGGCGCATGGGCACTCGCGCCATGGTTTATTACATGTCCACCACTGTGTTGGCAGCCATATTGGGTGTCATTCTGGTCTTGTCCATTCACCCCGGCAACCCAAAACTCAAGAAATCCCCCACGGTGATGACCAGGAACGAGGAAGTCTCCAGTTTGGATGCTTTTCTGGACTTGATCAGGAACCTGTTCCCCGAAAACCTGGTCCAAGCCTGTTTCCAGCAG CTCCAAACCATCTCGACGAAGGTCCCTGTGCCCCCAATTGTGGTCCGTAAGGAAAACGTGAGTCAGATCGTCCACGCCAGCGGGTCAGTGCTCAACACCACCATCACGGAGGTCAACGTGGGTCCCAGCACCGTGACCCAGAAGCAGCTGGAGTTCAAGGCTGGAATGAATGTTTTGG GTTTGATTGGCTTCTTCATTGCCTTTGGCATTTGCATGGGGAAGATGGGCGAGCAGGCCAAGCCCATGGCCGACTTCTTCAACATCCTCAATGAGATCATCATGAAGCTGGTCTCTATGATCATGTG GTACTCGCCATTTGGCATCGCTTCCCTCATCTGCGGCAAGATTGCCAGTATCAAGGACCTGGAGATGGTGGCCCGTCAGCTGGGCATGTACATGGTGACGGTCATTGTGGGGCTGGTCATCCACGGTGCTATGGTGCTGCCCCTCATCTTCTTCGTCATCACGCGCCAGAACCCCTTCCTTTTCTACGCTGGCATCTTCCAGGCCTGGATTACGGCTCTTGGCACAGCCTCCAG CGCCGGGACGCTGCCTGTCACTTTCCGCTGCCTTGAGGAGAACTTGAAAATCGACAAGCGGGTGACCCGCTTTGTGCTGCCCATCGGGGCCACTATAAACATGGACGGCACCGCTCTCTACGAGGCTGTGGCAGCCATCTTCATTGCACAGATGAACAGCATACACTTAGATGGCGGACAGATCGCAACAGTCAG CCTAACAGCCACATTGGCTAGTGTAGGGGCAGCCAGTATACCCAGTGCGGGGCTGGTCACCATGCTTTTAATCCTGACAGCCGTGGGACTCCCGACCGAGGACATCAGCCTCCTCATTGCTGTGGACTGGCTACT GGACCGCATGAGGACCTCCATCAATGTGGTGGGAGACTCCTTTGGTGCCGGCATCGTCCATTTCCTCTCCCAGAAAGAGTTGGCGCTCATTGACGGAAGAGGGGAGGAGCTTGAGACAGACCCCACTACCCTTAAGCTGCAGGCTCTGGCCAATCACCAGGAGGGCTCCATCGGGTCCGGCTACACCGTCTTGCCCAGCCAGGACGAGGAAGAG CTTCCAGAAAAAATGGATGCGGCATCACAGTATAGCGAGAAAGATGAGGAGGAGCctgatgaagaggaggaagagaagaaaaaggaagaataa